A single region of the Gopherus evgoodei ecotype Sinaloan lineage chromosome 3, rGopEvg1_v1.p, whole genome shotgun sequence genome encodes:
- the DLK2 gene encoding protein delta homolog 2, whose product MLRSFCLQLMSLVWILLAHHHLAQGDDCSERCNLAHGCCDQDGKCRCDPGWEGKYCEQCVRMPGCLHGTCHQPWQCICHNGWAGKVCDKDVHICEHELPCQNGAECVYDGDGEYSCLCPEGFHGKDCERKTGPCEKAGFPCRNGGQCQDENGFARNFTCRCLAGFVGALCENDVDDCVMRPCANGATCHDGINRFSCQCQVGFEGRFCTINIDDCASHPCKNGAKCYDRINDFDCLCPDGFTGKMCEVSSPEPTWVTFYLPANRENNGAVKSTTSENLRVTRPEPVRTVVTGRRVANHSERASGGGLLKISVKEVVTQRDAGLSESQLVTVLVFGILTAALVLVTILLMLRNRQRGRQRSNWCKSPSQAARKLQEQECQVGMLNTVMVEPRKTTEL is encoded by the exons ATGCTTAGAAGTTTCTGTCTTCAGCTCATGTCCTTGGTTTGGATCCTCTTGGCCCATCACCATCTTGCCCAAG GTGATGACTGCAGTGAGCGCTGTAACCTGGCCCACGGCTGCTGTGACCAGGACGGCAAGTGCAG GTGTGACCCAGGCTGGGAAGGAAAGTACTGCGAGCAGTGTGTGCGGATGCCGGGCTGTCTCCATGGTACATGCCATCAGCCTTGGCAATGCATCTGTCACAATGGCTGGGCTGGCAAGGTCTGTGACAAAG ACGTACACATCTGTGAACACGAGCTCCCCTGCCAGAACGGGGCCGAGTGTGTCTACGACGGGGACGGGGAGTATTCCTGCCTGTGTCCTGAGGGCTTCCATGGGAAGGACTGTGAGCGGAAGACAGGGCCATGTGAGAAGGCAGG GTTTCCGTGCAGGAacggtggccagtgccaggacgAGAACGGCTTTGCTAGGAATTTCACCTGCAGGTGCCTGGCTGGCTTTGTTGGTGCCCTCTGTGAGAATGATGTAGATGACTGTGTGATGCGTCCCTGTGCCAACGGTGCCACCTGCCATGATGGTATCAACCGCTTTTCCTGCCAGTGCCAGGTGGGCTTCGAAGGCCGTTTCTGCACCATCAACATTGACGACTGTGCCAGCCACCCGTGCAAAAATGGGGCAAAGTGTTATGATCGCATCAATGATTTTGACTGCTTGTGTCCCGACggttttactggcaaaatgtgtgAGGTCTCCTCTCCGGAACCGACCTGGGTCACCTTCTACCTTCCTGCTAACAGGGAGAACAACGGTGCTGTGAAAAGCACAACCAGCGAGAATCTCCGGGTTACACGGCCCGAGCCAGTCAGGACTGTGGTTACTGGGAGGCGGGTTGCCAACCACAGTGAGAGAGCCAGTGGGGGAGGGCTGTTGAAAATTTCTGTGAAAGAGGTGGTGACCCAGCGGGACGCTGGGCTGAGTGAGTCCCAGCTGGTGACCGTGCTGGTGTTTGGGATACTCACAGCTGCGCTGGTCCTGGTGACCATACTGTTAATGCTGCGGAACCGGCAGAGAGGGCGTCAGAGGTCAAACTGGTGCAAAAGCCCCTCACAGGCTGCAAGGAAGCTCCAGGAACAAGAATGTCAAGTGGGCATGTTAAATACAGTCATGGTAGAGCCCAGGAAGACAACAGAACTGTGA